The genome window ACGCGCCGTACTGTCTCCACCAGGGTCCCCCGCCGGTCTTCCGGGACCCGCTGGACGATGATGTTGTGCATGTCCAGGCAGAGCAGCGCCGTCCTGGATCGGTCCAGATTGAGGTTCGCCACCGTGTCGCTCCTCTCTTTGTGCTGAGATGGGGACCGCGCCGCCACGTCACCTCGTCTGTACCGGGCGGGGTGACTTCGCGGCGGTTGGCGTGACCGGGCGGCCCGACCACCGATACTAATGGATTTCGCGAATGGCGGGGATCACGAGGGCGATCCCTACACTGAGAGCGAGGCACGCGCCCGCCATCAGCGCCACCGCAGCGGGCGCGCTCAAGAGCGCGGCGAGCGCGCCCGCCAGCAGACCGCCGAGAGTCGTGAGCAGCTCCCGTTGCAGAAAGACGGCCATGACCCGCCCGCGAAGGGCTGAAGGCGTGGCCGCCTGAACCACCGATTGCACCAGCGCGTTGCAGGCGACATTCGCGAGACCCGCGGCCGTCAGGAGAACCAGCGAGATGACGAACCACGGCGATCCCGCGAACCCCAGAAGGCTTACGCCGTAGAGGACTGCGCCGCCCAGCATGAGCGGCCCGCGAAACAGCCGGTCGCCCACCGTGGCGAGCAGCACCGCGCTGAGCAAGGCGCCAACCCCCATCGCGGCGAGAAACAGCCCCTGCCCGGTCGCGCCCACGTCCAATACGTCTTTCGCAAAGATCGGGAGCAGCGTAATAAATGGAACGGCGAGGAGCGCTGTCGTGGCCGTGATCATCATGCTTGCGCGGACGGTTTCGTTTCCGGCGATAAACCGCCAACCTTCGAGCGTGCTGGAAAGCACAGACGCGCGCCGGCCTGGGTGCCGCTGGGCCGATGCTCCAGCCTCTCCAATCTGGAGCGTCCAGAACACGCACAGGGCATAAATGAGCGCCTGCGCCGAATAGGAGCCGCCACTGCCCACGGCGGATATGAGCATTCCTGCCACAGCCGGTCCCACGGTGCGGCTGCTATTGAAGACGATCGAGTTGAGGCCGATCGCGTTCGTGAGGTGTGTCGCCGGAACCGTCTCCGGCAGCATTGCCTGCCGCGCCGGCCCTTCGAACACTTGCGCAATCGCGGTGCCGAGCGCAGCCAGATACACGTGCCACGGCTGAACGGAGCCCCCGAAGATAAGGATGGCCAACGCGCCGAAGAACGCGACATTCACGGTTTGGGACGCCACGAGGAGCCGTTTCCGCCGGTATCGGTCAGCCCACACACCCGCCACGGGCGACAGGAGGAATAGGGGAATGGCACGGATCGCCGTCACCAGGCCGAGCTGGAGCGCCGAGTCCGTCAGCTCGTACATGAGCCACCCGCGGGCCACCTGGTCCATCCAATACCCGATGCCGCTTCCGCCTTGCCCGAACCAGAGCAGGCGGAAGTCGCGATAGCGAAGCGGCTCGAGTGGCGACGCTCGCGCCAGCAGCGGGCGAGCAACACGCGTGGCGCGGGTCACGGCGCGAGACGCCCGGTGGCCAGCGCCAGAACGGTAGCTCGGCTACGGAGCCGCGACGGGGCGGAACTGGTGGATCGCGACCTCGTTGGTGACGTCCTTGAAGACGACCTCGACGGGCATGCCCACCTTAACGTCCTCCCAGGGGCACCCCACCACGTTGCTGACGAGGTCCACGTGTCCGTCTGTCCCGTCCAGCGTGATGACCGCCACCACGTATGGAAGCTCGTCCTTGAAGGAAGGCACGGCGGAGTGGTGAACGACCGAGAAGGAGCGGACGGTTCCTCGGCCGGACAGGCGCACCCAGTCGTGCTCCCACGAGTAGCACGCTGGGCAAAACCCTTGCGGTGGCCAGCGGAACCGACCGCAGCTCGCGCAACGTTGCGCCCGCAGCTCGTGGTTGTGGCACGCCTCCCAAAAGGGCGCGGTGTCGTGGTCGGGCACTGGGACGGGTTTCGCAGTCTGCGCCACCGTCTACCCCCTCCGCAGCAGCATGCCGCTGCCGCCTGATTCGCCGCACAGCAGCGCGATCTTCGGGTCGCGAACCTGCCGGCACATCGAACGATCGTAGGTGTGCGACCCTTCGCACATGTCGTCGATCACGCCCTCGGGCCGGAGCTGCTGTACCGCTTCAACCACGTGGTTCAGCGCGATGATGTGCCCCTCGTTCAGCAGCCCGCCGTGGGTGTTGACGGGCGTCTCCCCGTCGAGTCCGTTTTTCCCGGCGGTGACCCACCCGCCGACTTCGCCCTTCGGCACGAGGCCGAAGTCCTCCATGTGCAGCATGACCATGCCGGTGAAGGGGTCGTACAGCTCGGCCACGTCCACGTCCTTTGGGGTGACGCCAGCCGCGCGGTAGAGCCTGGGCGCGATATTGACGCCGTTCGTCTCCCAGAGGTGCTCCGTCTCACCCTCGCCCGCCACGCCCGCCATGATGTAGACGGGGGCATGGCGCAGATCACGGGCGCGCTCGGCCGACGTGATCACTACCGCGACCGCTCCGTCGGTCTGCTGGCAGCAATCCAGCAATCGATACGGGTACGAGATCCAGCGTGAGTTCTGATGGTCCTCGATGGTGATGGGCTTTTGCATCTGCGCTTTCTTGTTGAGGGATGCGTGTTTTCGCTGGGTGACCGCGAGGTGCGCAAAGTCGAGCGTCGTCGTCCCAAACCGGGCCATGTGGGCCGTGGCCGGCATGGCGAAGGTCGTTGCGGCAAGATGCTGCCCGAACGGGTTTCGGAACTGGTCCGGCCCGCCCCCGACTGCCGCCTCGGCGGGTCGGCGCGCGCGCCCCTCGCTGTAACTGTTGCGAGCGACGTATAGGAGCACGTTCTGACAGACGCCCGACGCGACGAGGGAGGCGGCCGCGGTCACCGCGCCACACATCCAGTGGCCGCCGGCGTCGACGAAAAGCTCGAAGGGACAGTCGAGGTTCATGGCCAAGCCCAGCTCCCGCGGGCTGATTCCGTCCGCGTACTTGTGGAACCAGGACATGACGCCGTCGATGTCGCGAGGCTTGAGGCCGGCGTCTTCGATGGCACGAAAGCTGGCCTGCGCTGCGAGGCTCGTCGTCGAAACACCCGAGTTGCGGCTGAACGCGGTCCATCCGATCCCGACGATCGCGGTCTTATCCCTCGGTAGCACGGCAAGCTCCTCCAGAATGACGGATGTTCGTGCCTATCTTACGGCTTGCAGCCAATCAGGCCGCGCTGGAAGAGCACGGATCGATCCTGCACACCGAATCCCAGCTCGTCAAGAATCTCGGCGGTGTGTTGCCCGAGAGTCGGGGCCGACGCGATCGTTCGGTCCCACAGCGTGGCGAGCGCACCGCGTGGGAAGCGCATGCGCCCGAACGCGGGGTGGTCGACCTCGACGAGAAAGCCCCGATCGACGAGCTGCGGGTCCGCCACCAGCTCGACGGGAGTGGCAACGGGCGCGGCCGGGATGTGGCGATTCTGCGCTTCGGTAACCACGTACTCCTTCGGGTAGGCCATGGCCCAGCTTCCGATTCGGTCGAGGATGATGTCGCGCTTGGCTAGGCGCGCATCGTAGTCCAAGAGCGATTCGTCGTTGGCGAGGACCGGGTCGTTCATCCACTCCATGAACCGCTTCCAGCGCTCCGTTGAGTCCGAGAGGCTGAGCATCCAGTAGCCATCTGCGCAAGGAAAGGCTCCCGAGATCGGCGTCACCCCGCCCCGGTAGCCGCGGCGCTCGGTCGGCCGACCGCGCGCGGTGAAGTTTTCCACCGCGTGATCGAGGAATGTCTCGAACGCCTCCTGCACGTCGACGGCGACCGTTTGACCCAACCCGGCCGTGCGTTTGACCAGCATCGCCGCGCTAGTGCCCAGCATCACCCAGAGCCCCGTAGCCGCGTAGATGATGTGGCCCCCCATCAGCACGGGCGTCTCGCCCGGGTGGCCGGTGATCGAGAGCAAACCCGCCCGGGCATAAGCGCACAGCTCGGGCAGGTCATCGCCCCCCACGATGGTGAGAACGACGGTGGGATTGAGATGCCGGATGCGCTCCTCATCCAGGGGCAGGGGCGGGCTCGCCACGATGACGTCGGCGGTCGCGATGAGGCGCTCGAGCGCCGGGCGGCAATCCGAGGCGGTGACGTCGAGCGCAAGGCTCCGCTTACCCGCGTTCAGGAACTGGTGATAGGCGCCGGTCTCGATGCTCGGCTCGAGCGTGAGAAACGGCCCCAGGCGGCGCGCTGGGTCGCCGCGTGGGTCTTCGATCCGTATGACGTCGTGCCCCTGCTCGGCAAGAAGCCGCGTTGCGTAGAGGGCAGGTAAGCGGGCGAGGTCGAGGATGCGCATGCCCGCTACGCTCGCGACCGCGCGGCCCCGCACCCATGACGGCAGTCCCCTCGATCGCCATCGACCGCCACTCCCGCCGCCCCAGGACGGATCACACCAGGGCCTTCTGGCGCTCGAGCTCGTCGATCTCCGCGTCGCTCATACCGAGCCAATCGCGGAGAGCCATGCGTGTGTCGGCACCAAGCTCGGACGGCGGGACGATGGGTGAGATAGCGCTTCGGCTGAACGCGAAGGGGACGGTCGCTGTCAGAACGGTTCGCTCGCCGTGTCCGGGTACGGGCCGATATACGCGGCCGGAGTCGGGCGACAGGGCGACTGCTTCGGCACGGCGCATTCGCTCGGCAGGCACGCCAGCCTGCCGCAGCGCGCGCTCAGCGTCCTCTTTCGAACGCTCGCGCGTCCAGTGGGTTAGCTCCGCGTCAATCTGATCATGGTTGTGCAGGCGCCCAAGAACCGTCGCGAATCGGGGATCGTCGGCCAGACCCGGCTGCCCCATCACGGCGGCGAGGACCCGCCATTGCTCGTCGGTCTGCACGCTGATGGCGATCCATTCGTCGCGACCCGCGCAAGGGTACACGCCCTGCGGGGCGCAGTGGTCCGATCGACTCCCGAGACGCCGCGGCGGGCGACCCGTGGCCGCGGCCGCCATGAGGAGCGGGCCGAGCGTGGCCACGCTGCACTCGAACTGACTGAGGTCGATGTTCCGACCACGGCCGGACTCATGGCGCTCGGCAAGGGCCTGCAAAATGGCAATCGCGCCATGCAGCCCGCCGATGTAGTCGTTCCAGGAGTTCGAGATCGACGTCGGAAGGTCGCCTTCGGCACCCGTCGCCATCATTAGCCCCGTGTACGCCTGGAGATTCATGTTCATACTGGTCCATGCGCGGCGGGGGCCGGAGTGGCCATATCCGGACATGCTGAGGTAGATCAGCTTTGGATTGGCCGGGCTCAACGTCTCGTAGTCCAACTTCAGCCGTCGCATCACCCCCGAGCTGAAGTTCTCGACGATGACGTCCGCCACCGCGGCGAGCCTCGCTGCCACGGCGTTCCCCTGCTCGCTCTTTAGATCGAGAGTGATGGATCGCTTGTTGCGGTGGGCGTACGCGGCCCGGTGGGCGTCCTCCCCCTGACCCCGGGTGCGCGTCTCCACGTGCAGGACGGAGGCGCCCAGGTCCGCCAGGTTCCGCGTGCAGAAGGGACCAGCGAAGACGTGGGCAAAGTCGAGCACCCGGATCTCGCTGAGTGGTCCCGCGAGGCGCGCATCCGTGGGCGCCTCGGCACCGTCGGTTGATTTCATCCACCCCTCGGTTGCGCGACGTCGATGGCGCGCGACAAGACGCGCAACAGAATAGGAAATCCGGGCGGGCGATATCCAGTGCCCGTCTGGTCCGTCGAAACTTGACTTTGAACTGAAAAATGTCCATGCTCGGCCCATACAGAGAATGGTGAATCGCGCACCGCGACCGGAGGGAAACTGCTATGACGGAGGCAGGGGACGCCGAGGCACGGCTCAACGCCTTCAATGCGAAGCTCGAAGCGCACGGCATCGTGCCCTACTGGTTACTGACGCACGGGCACCGCCAACCGGAGCCGTCGGTGCTGAAGTGGTCCATCATTTACCCCCTGCTGCTCGAGGCCGGCGAAGTCGTCCGGCTTGGCGGGGACGCCTTTCGGAGAAACCTCGGCGGCTACCAGATCGTGATGCCCGGCGAGCATGCGCCCGCCCACCGGCACACCGCGTCGGCGATGCGCTTCATCGTCGTCGGCGATGGCAGCGCCTACACGACAACGAATGGCGAGCAGATGTTCATGGAGCCGGGCGATCTCCTGGTGCAGCCGAGCTTCGGTTGGCACGATCATTCAAACCCGGGGTCTGAGCCGGTTATCTGGATGGATATGCTCGACAACGTGCTCATCCAAGCGCTCGACGTCGAGTTCCGAAACAACTGGCCGGGTGGGGGCCAGCAGCCAATTACCCATCCGGAAGGCTTCCACTCCAAGCTGTACGGCAACATCCGACCCGCGCGGTTGACCGGCGCCCAGCTCGCGTCTCCCCAGGATTCGCCGCCGATGACCTACAAGTTCCGCGATGCGCTCGCGGCTATGGAGCTGATGGCAGCCGAAGAGGACGTGGACCCGTGCGACGGTATCCTGCTCGAATACGCAAACCCGGTCACGGGCGGGCACACCCTCCCCACCATGAGCGCCCGCATTCAGATGCTTCGGCCCGGCGAGGCCACCCAACCCCATCGTCACACCGGCGTGGTGCGCTATCACGTGGTGCGGGGTCAGGGCGTCAGCACGCTGGACCTGGACGATCCGAAAGAGCTGGTCTGGGAAGACCACGACGCGTTCCGCATTCCCTCGTGGCGCTGGCATGCCCATCGGAACACCTCCTCCAGCGAGCCCGCGATCCTGTTCTCCATCAGCGACGCGCCCGTCGCGAAAGCCTTCGGCTTTTACCGAGAGGAGCAAGCGTAACCCGCGGCGCGGGATTGAGTAGCCGCTCGCCTGTCGAGGCACGCGGGTATCTCACGCTGTGGAACCGCGCTGCACGGTGGAGATCACGACACGCTGGACAACGCCGCGGAGATCCATATAATCGCCGAATCGGCCCCCGCTGGGTGAGCGCATGCGGACTGCTTGGACCCCGTTGCTGCCGACGGTCCCCGTGGCGATCGGCGTGCGCCGGCCTCCACGGACCGTGCCGAGCGGGGAGGCGAGGCGCGGTCCGCGTCAGCGCCTCGCATCGTAGTCCGGGGCCAACTTCGGGGACCGGTCCTGGCAATGATCGACGGAAAAAATTGCTCGCGCGAGGTGGCATCATGGAATCGACACAACCGCCAGCACCGACTCGGGACGAGCGAATCGCCGCGCTGAATGAACGCGCGCACGGCGCCAGTCTGCGCGGCGCATGGGAGCGATCCGGACGAGCGCGCGAGGCAGAACGCGTCCGTCCCTGGGTGTGGCGGTGGGAGGACGTCAAGGCTTGCCTTCTCGAGGCCGGTGACGTCGTTCCGATTGACGACGTGATGCGCATGCGCACCATCGCGTTGATCAATCCCACGAGCGCCAGCGCGCCGGGAATGGTCGGGATGCTGAACGCGACAATGCAACACCTCGGGCCCGGTGAGTTTACCCAGTCGCATCGGCATACCCGCACGTCTGTGTATTTCATGATTCAAGGCTCGCAGACGTCGACCATCGCCGAGAGCGAAGAGCAGCCCATGGGCCGCGGCGATCTCCTCGTGCAGCCAAGCTGGACGTGGCATGGCACCACGAATAGGGGTGCCGACCCTGCGATCTGGCTCACCGTCCAGGACACAGGCATCATCAACGCCTTCGACGTCGAATTCCGCGACGCGTATCCCGGCGGGAACCTCCAGCCGGCTCATAAGCCGGACGGATACTTCCGGCAGCGGCTCGGCTCCTATCGCACCAACGCGAACCTGCAGTGCGACGGCGCCGGCTTCCCGATCAAGTACGGCTGGGCCGAGACGCGGGCGACCCTCCAGTCCCTCGCGGACGCCGAAGAGATCGACCCGTGGGATGGCGTGGTGCTGGACTACCGAAATCCGGTGACCGGCGGGGCAACGACGTATACACTCGGG of Chloroflexota bacterium contains these proteins:
- a CDS encoding cupin domain-containing protein, whose amino-acid sequence is MESTQPPAPTRDERIAALNERAHGASLRGAWERSGRAREAERVRPWVWRWEDVKACLLEAGDVVPIDDVMRMRTIALINPTSASAPGMVGMLNATMQHLGPGEFTQSHRHTRTSVYFMIQGSQTSTIAESEEQPMGRGDLLVQPSWTWHGTTNRGADPAIWLTVQDTGIINAFDVEFRDAYPGGNLQPAHKPDGYFRQRLGSYRTNANLQCDGAGFPIKYGWAETRATLQSLADAEEIDPWDGVVLDYRNPVTGGATTYTLGCRVQLIPPGMETKAHRHTGSAVYLVVEGQGSALAGDRIEGEEAIRWSTADCFSIPSWQWHRFKNESARDPLILFSVHDRPLLDAAHLYREESR
- a CDS encoding CoA transferase; the protein is MRILDLARLPALYATRLLAEQGHDVIRIEDPRGDPARRLGPFLTLEPSIETGAYHQFLNAGKRSLALDVTASDCRPALERLIATADVIVASPPLPLDEERIRHLNPTVVLTIVGGDDLPELCAYARAGLLSITGHPGETPVLMGGHIIYAATGLWVMLGTSAAMLVKRTAGLGQTVAVDVQEAFETFLDHAVENFTARGRPTERRGYRGGVTPISGAFPCADGYWMLSLSDSTERWKRFMEWMNDPVLANDESLLDYDARLAKRDIILDRIGSWAMAYPKEYVVTEAQNRHIPAAPVATPVELVADPQLVDRGFLVEVDHPAFGRMRFPRGALATLWDRTIASAPTLGQHTAEILDELGFGVQDRSVLFQRGLIGCKP
- a CDS encoding cupin domain-containing protein, translating into MTEAGDAEARLNAFNAKLEAHGIVPYWLLTHGHRQPEPSVLKWSIIYPLLLEAGEVVRLGGDAFRRNLGGYQIVMPGEHAPAHRHTASAMRFIVVGDGSAYTTTNGEQMFMEPGDLLVQPSFGWHDHSNPGSEPVIWMDMLDNVLIQALDVEFRNNWPGGGQQPITHPEGFHSKLYGNIRPARLTGAQLASPQDSPPMTYKFRDALAAMELMAAEEDVDPCDGILLEYANPVTGGHTLPTMSARIQMLRPGEATQPHRHTGVVRYHVVRGQGVSTLDLDDPKELVWEDHDAFRIPSWRWHAHRNTSSSEPAILFSISDAPVAKAFGFYREEQA
- a CDS encoding MFS transporter, with product MTRATRVARPLLARASPLEPLRYRDFRLLWFGQGGSGIGYWMDQVARGWLMYELTDSALQLGLVTAIRAIPLFLLSPVAGVWADRYRRKRLLVASQTVNVAFFGALAILIFGGSVQPWHVYLAALGTAIAQVFEGPARQAMLPETVPATHLTNAIGLNSIVFNSSRTVGPAVAGMLISAVGSGGSYSAQALIYALCVFWTLQIGEAGASAQRHPGRRASVLSSTLEGWRFIAGNETVRASMMITATTALLAVPFITLLPIFAKDVLDVGATGQGLFLAAMGVGALLSAVLLATVGDRLFRGPLMLGGAVLYGVSLLGFAGSPWFVISLVLLTAAGLANVACNALVQSVVQAATPSALRGRVMAVFLQRELLTTLGGLLAGALAALLSAPAAVALMAGACLALSVGIALVIPAIREIH
- a CDS encoding Zn-ribbon domain-containing OB-fold protein, which gives rise to MAQTAKPVPVPDHDTAPFWEACHNHELRAQRCASCGRFRWPPQGFCPACYSWEHDWVRLSGRGTVRSFSVVHHSAVPSFKDELPYVVAVITLDGTDGHVDLVSNVVGCPWEDVKVGMPVEVVFKDVTNEVAIHQFRPVAAP
- a CDS encoding CoA transferase: MKSTDGAEAPTDARLAGPLSEIRVLDFAHVFAGPFCTRNLADLGASVLHVETRTRGQGEDAHRAAYAHRNKRSITLDLKSEQGNAVAARLAAVADVIVENFSSGVMRRLKLDYETLSPANPKLIYLSMSGYGHSGPRRAWTSMNMNLQAYTGLMMATGAEGDLPTSISNSWNDYIGGLHGAIAILQALAERHESGRGRNIDLSQFECSVATLGPLLMAAAATGRPPRRLGSRSDHCAPQGVYPCAGRDEWIAISVQTDEQWRVLAAVMGQPGLADDPRFATVLGRLHNHDQIDAELTHWTRERSKEDAERALRQAGVPAERMRRAEAVALSPDSGRVYRPVPGHGERTVLTATVPFAFSRSAISPIVPPSELGADTRMALRDWLGMSDAEIDELERQKALV